AAATTGCAACCTTATATAATAATATTAACGCAAAACGTATTTCTGATTATGGAATGAGGGTAAAAGCCATTTACGATAAAAAACTATGGGAGAACAGAAATGCAAATAAAAGAAAATAGTGAGTTGTCGACCATTGTTCTATACACTTTTTTTCAATCTATGGTGGTTGGAATTTTTATGGCGTATATAGCTTTAAATCACAATGCCCAGGGACAATTTGTTGATTTAGAATCGGGTGAGATTTATTATTTAAATTTAGCAATTGTTTTTGGGTCTTGGTTTGTTGGAAATTTGTTTTTTTGTTTAGCGATATTTGCTATTGTTTTCCTTACAAAAAAATTATGGAAACTTAAGTAATCAAGTTCTACAGCAAAACTCCAATTTTGGGTTGCAAATAATTATCCTATATTGATTCTATGCTTTGCGTTTCTTTACAGAGAAAGCTTCCCAAATTTCAGGAGGAACCTTCTGATTTAGAAACGCAGTTACTTGAGTTGGGTTTCCTTTGCGAAAATGAAAACGCAGTCGGGCAGACTACGGCGAACTTCGCCTACAACGCCCATGGCAGCATGGCCTCCATGCCGCACCTCTCCGCGATGGACTGGGACTTCGCCGAAAAACTGCGCCACATCACGCGTGGCACGACTGAGGCCTACTACAACTACGACGGCAACGGGATAAGGACTCGCAAGGTTGTAGTGAAAAATGGCGTGACGGAGACCCGCCTGTACCTCGGCGGGTTCGAGATCTGGCGCAAGACCGTGAACGGGACGCTCGAGACCGAGCGCGAGACCCTGCACGTCATGGACGACCAAAGGCGCATTGCAATAGTCGAAACCTTGACTGTGGAAAACGGGAACCGTGTCGCGGGCCCCGCGCCCGTTTTACGCTACCAGCTTGACAACCATCTCGGCTCGGCATCACTTGAACTCGACGCCTCCGCCAACATCATCAGCTATGAGGAATACTACCCCTACGGCGACACAAGCTACCGCGCCGGACGCAACGCGAGCGAAGTGAGCCGGAAGCGCTACCGCTATACGGGAAAAGAAAAGGACGAGGAAAGTTCCCTTTACTACTGCGAGCAGCGCTACTACGCCGCTCACATCTCACGGTGGGTATCTACTGACCCCACATGGCTTGAGGACGGCATCAACCTCTACGCCTACGTGCACGGGAACCCCGTAAGCGGCGTGGACCCGAGCGGAACGCAGACCGTTGATGAAATTTCACCGTTGCCTTCTGATTTTGATGAGAAAGCTCGCTCTAGTTATGAGGACTACGATGATGCTAAGGCAAGTAAGGTTCTGATTGATGCAATAAGGGCGAATGTGTCGTCTGAGTTGAGTGATGATGGAAAAAAAACGATTGAATCAATAATTGAGATGATTCAAAATGGATCGCTTGATAATGAAATATATAGAGAGGGAATTGAAGAAAAACCGGAACTTGGTTCTAAAGCAAAACCTACGAATTTGAAACATTTAGTGGGAAAAGACTTATATTATATTGCAAGAGCTCGAGATTATCAGATACGAAATAAAACAAATAAAATACCTGAATACTATATTGAATATGGAAATAAATACATGTTCAAATTTAAATATGAAACGAAAGATTTATTGTCTTCGCAGGGAAAGGATTGGTCCGATAAAACACTTAGATATTTACATCAATCTATGGAATCTGGACTTCAGAAATCTAAAGTAGACATGGAAAATGATTCTTGGAAATTAAAAAATTTTGCTTATGAAACTCATCCCAAAGCTTATATTGAAGCGGGTTTGTTTGATCTTCCAAAAGAAGATTGGTTTAGAATTATGAAAACCCCTGACTTTGCCGATTTATCGACGCCCTCTGGACTTGAACAAATAATTAAAGTGGGCCAGGAGTTTATAAAACAAAGGGTGCTTTCAAAATGAAATTGTGGGATAACGTATTAAAATTTTTAATTTCATTTTCGGTGTTTAATCTTTTAGGTTGTCTAGATGGTAAAAACATGCAAATAAAAGAAATAAAAGTTTTAGATTACAGAATAATTCCTTTGGATGTTTTTGTGAAAAATAAGGATTCTATTTCTGTATTGGGGTATAGATTTTCAGACCTAGATGGTTACGCTTTTGTTCCTGTGACATTAAATTCTAATGATGATGGAAAAACTTGGAATTTGAAAGTATTTCCTGATGCAAAAAATATGCCTCGATTTTTTAGGTATTCGAAGTATGTTTTTTTATATAATTATGAGAAAGAAGAAACATGGGCTTCTGTGTATATATCGGAGGATTCTGGGAATTCTTGGAACTTGTTTGGAGAACAGGATCTGCTTATTTGTGAAATACCAGTATTTGGCAATCTTGATGTCAAAAATCCTGAAGTTCATCAGATTAATAAAATCACAGCCGATGATTCTTGGTATGTAGAGGAAGAACCTTTATATACAAATTTTATAGTTCGTAAGGGAAATCCTGCTTTTACATCACAAGTTGGGCGTATAAATCGTTATGATGGGTCATCAACTATTATTGATGTGAAACAGGATGTTCATTCTACATTGATGTTTTATGATGAAGAAAATTATTGGATTTTAGGGAAAATATATCGTTCGGAACCTCGAAAAGCGAGCGTAGTTCTTCTTAAATCTAATGGAAATCATGTTGAAAAGATAGGTGAATGGCGTAATTTGTCAGGTTCTAAGCATGCCTCAGATTCGCCAAAAGCAATTTTGTTGACTGATGAAATAATTGCATTTGCCGTTACGGGGCCATTTTTGTCAGGTCCGACCGTATTAAGGTATAGCATAGATAAAGGCTCTCATTGGGAAGAAATAGAACTGCCTACATCAGAAACCGTACAACTTTCTTATGATGATATAAACAAAAAATTAGAAGTAGCGCTTGCCGACCAACTTTATTTTCGATATATTGAAATACCTATAGGGGATCAATGATATTTTTTGCCGTTAATATAAATCTATATTAACCATATGTCCTGCGCTTCGTTACAGAGAAAGTCCCGCAAATTTCAGGAGGAAGCTTCTGATTTAGAAACGCAGTTGTTTGAGTTAGGATTTCTCTGCGAGAACAGCGACGCAGCCGCCCCGGACTCGCTGCTGGAATCGGAAACGTTTACGACGGTTACCGCCTACGACGCGCTGAACCGAGCCACGAGCATCAGGACCCCGTGCAACCCATAAATAGCGTGCAAAACGAGTGTCGTATAAAAATGCTTACTTTTTTCTATGGTTGAGAGTTGCCGTGGACGGCGTTTTGCTACTATATCTAGCAGAAGATACGGAAAATTTTTTATAAATTTACAGCATGGAACCACTCAAAATAGACGAAATTGACAAGAATGAAATAGCCGATGAAAGCGGTCTTACTTTAGAATTGTTCTCGCCTGACTCGGCAGAAACGACCTCTGTTGAGAGTGAATTTGACAAGCCATTTAAGCCTAGAGACATAAAAATAGACGTTAAGCCTATTCCTATTGAACGGATTATAAACCGATTTAATAGGCGCGAAATTATCTTGAATCCGGATTTTCAAAGAAAAAGTGTTTGGGATATTAAACGCAAATGTCGCCTAATTGAGTCTCTAATGTTGAACATCCCTTTGCCAATCTTTTATG
Above is a genomic segment from Fibrobacter sp. UWR4 containing:
- a CDS encoding RHS repeat domain-containing protein — translated: MLCVSLQRKLPKFQEEPSDLETQLLELGFLCENENAVGQTTANFAYNAHGSMASMPHLSAMDWDFAEKLRHITRGTTEAYYNYDGNGIRTRKVVVKNGVTETRLYLGGFEIWRKTVNGTLETERETLHVMDDQRRIAIVETLTVENGNRVAGPAPVLRYQLDNHLGSASLELDASANIISYEEYYPYGDTSYRAGRNASEVSRKRYRYTGKEKDEESSLYYCEQRYYAAHISRWVSTDPTWLEDGINLYAYVHGNPVSGVDPSGTQTVDEISPLPSDFDEKARSSYEDYDDAKASKVLIDAIRANVSSELSDDGKKTIESIIEMIQNGSLDNEIYREGIEEKPELGSKAKPTNLKHLVGKDLYYIARARDYQIRNKTNKIPEYYIEYGNKYMFKFKYETKDLLSSQGKDWSDKTLRYLHQSMESGLQKSKVDMENDSWKLKNFAYETHPKAYIEAGLFDLPKEDWFRIMKTPDFADLSTPSGLEQIIKVGQEFIKQRVLSK